In the genome of Arthrobacter alpinus, the window GGCTCCGCCGTGCGAATGCGCGACTGGGAGGTGGTTTCATCCTCGTACCAACCAGTTCCGGATCGCACCGCAATCTTGCGTAGTGCCGACTGTGCGGCGGCACCAAGAGTTGCCTCCACCCAAAGGTTGGCGGCAATGGACACAAGATTCATGGCGACCTGGTCGAGCCTGATTTCCGGCACCCGGTAGTCAACAGGATCAATCCTGTAAAGCACCTGTTCGGCGGCGTCGTCGCCTTGAACCTCGGATTGCCGGATGGGGATGCCCAGTTCCAGCAATGTCTTCTTGTCTCGCTCGAACATCCGCTCAAAGGCGGGCTGAACCTTGGCTTCCTCCGCGGCCGTGGCGGCGACGGCTGTGTAGCCGTTGATGTTTTCGCGGATGTATCCCTTGCTGCGTCCCAACCGGGTCCCGAGCAGGGCTATGACAAGGTTCAGGAGACGTTCGGTGGCATCAATTTTTGTGGACACATGGCCCACAGTACTAGCCAGCCGCCAAGTTGTTGATTCGAGCGCAGGTCTGTGAAGCCTTCGGCGAACGATCTCCGCTGTTAAAGAGTTTTGGCCTCCAAGCATGTGCTTGGAGGCCAAAACAAAAGTACTGCGTGTTAGCGAACTGCCACCAGGTCAACAACGAAGATCAAGGCCTCGTTTGGGCCGATTGCTCCACCGGCGCCACGTGAGCCATAGGCCAGTTCGGAGGGGATTTCCAGACGACGGCGGCCGCCCACCTTCATGCCCAACAGGCCCTGGTCCCAGCCCTGGATAACCTGGCCGATTCCGGCCTTGAAGTCCAGCGGAGTACCGCGGCCCCAGGAGGAGTCGAATTCTTCACCCGTGGAGAAGGCAACGCCCACATAGTGGGTGGATACCGTGCTGCCGCGAACTACCTCGGTGCCGGTGCCTTCGATGAGGTCTTCGATCACGAGTTCCGTGGGGACCTCGTGTGCCGGGAAGTCGATTTCCGGCTTGGTGCGGTCAAAGTTGCGTGCGCCAAAAGACATGGTGCTCCTTTAGTGGTTGTATCTAGCTCTTGGATTCAATCTTAACAACAAATACCAGTGCGCCGGCCGGCTTGCCCTGTGCAGCCGCATTTTCGCCATAAGCCAACTCCGACGGGATGCTCAGCTGCACGGTTGAGCCAACCTTCTGGCCGGCGAGTCCCTTGGTCCAGCCCGGGATAACGCCCTGGAGGCTGAAGGATGCTGCCTTTCCGCTGTCAAAAGTGGAATCGAACTGCTTGCCATCGGACCAGGTCCAGCCCGTGTACAGAGCGGAGATGGAATCGGATTCCTTCAGAACTTCGCCGGTGCCTTCCGTGAGAACCTGAACAGCCAAGCCAGCCGGCGGATCGTTCTTGGGGATGGTGACGCTGGGAACGCCCTTGTCATTGAACTTGGCTACCGGAAGCTTTCCGTCCTTCTCCAACGCCGCAACGTCGTCGGCGCTCATCAGGCTCGGAGCTGCCTTGACCGCGGTGACATGGAATACGCTGAGTTCAGCGGGGACAGCAGCCGCAGACGGCGCCGCGGTTGACCCCGTCACGGCCGGTGTTCCGGGAATTCCGTAGGCAATGTACGAACCAACTTTGGCGCTGGTGAAGGTGCTGTAGACCATGGGGAACTGTGTCTTGAAAGAGTCATTGAGCGTGATGGTGTTACTGGCGCCCGTGGTAAAAGTTTCTCCTGTGACGGTTCCGTCTTCGGCGTTGAGGGCCACCTGCTGGAAGGACACGATCTGGCCGTCCTTGATCTGTTCGCCATCCCCCTGGGACAGAACCTTCATTGACTCCGCAGCAATGGCGAGCGGCTTGTCAAAGGTGACAGTGGGCGCCTTGCCCTTGCCCTGATCCGCCACCTTGACCGAGGCCAAGGCTTCGGCGTTCGCCGGAGGAATTGAAACGGATGCAGAGTCCGTTGCGGAGGTATCACTTGGCCCTTGTGAACAAGCTGTCACAAGGAGCAGCAGGGGAAGTAGCAGTGCAAGTAGTCGGCGCACAAAATCACTTTCGATTGCGGGAGTATGAGGCAAATAATTCGCGGCCCATTCAGCATTGGGAAGCCGTGGGCCGCCTACAGCCTAACGAACGAATCTGTACGGAAGCTGTTGATTTGGTCGACAAGTTCAGTATGTGGACCCAAGGGAAGCTATGAGTTCATCCACGCGGGGGTCCTGGTTCTTGAACGGGTCCTTGCACAGAATCGTTTGGTGGGAGCGGTCGTTGAGCTTTAGGTGCACCCAATCAACTGTGTAGTCGCGTCCCGAATCGCGGGCGGCGCTGACGAATTTCCCTCTCAAATGAGCGCGTGTGGTAACTGGAGCGGTCCGTGTAGCGGCGGCAATATCCTCCGGTGTTACCACCGTGGCCGTCTGGCCGCGACGGGTCAACATATTAAAGAGACCCCGCTCGGGGGAAATATCGTGATAGCGCAGATCCAACTGGGCCACTTCCGGGGAGATCCATTCCAGATTGTGTCGCTCGGCATAGGCGCCCAGGAGCTTGGCTTTGATGGCCCAGTCAATCTCCGTGTCGATCCCCGAGTAGTTCTCGCTTTCGACCGCGTCCAAGGTGCGCTCCCAGAGGTCAAGGATCTGCGGCACCATGTCATGGTGTGCGCCATGGGAGCGAACAAAGTTACTGACTTTTTCAAGGTAGTGACGCTGGATGTCGATGGCTGTCATGGTCCGGCCGTCGGCCATTTTCAGTGGGTGCTTGCCCGTGATGTCATGCGAGATCTCACGGATGCTCCGAATGGGGTTTTCAAGGCGCATGTCGGCCATGATGGTTCCGGCTTCGATCATCCGCAGGATCAAGTCAACGCTTCCCACCTTGAGCATGGTGGTGGTTTCAGACATATTCGAGTCACCAACGATGACGTGCAAGCGGCGGTACAACTCAGCATCCGCATGGGGCTCGTCGCGTGTATTGATGATGGGTCGGGACCGGGTTGTGGCCGAAGAAACGCCCTCCCAGATGTGGTCGGCACGCTGTGAGAACGCGAACTTGCCGCCCTGGTGGGCTGGCAATACCCGTCCGGCACCTGAAATGAGCTGGCGGGTGACAAGGAACGGAATGAGGATATCGGCGAGCCTGTTGAACTCCCCCTTGCGGGTGATCAAGTAGTTTTCATGGCTGCCGTACGAGTTGCCGGCAGAATCAACGTTGTTCTTGAACAGGAAAATCTTTCCCGCATAGCCTTCGGCATGCAGGCGGCCCTGAGCTTCCTCGACGAGTTCCTGCAGGATCAGCTCCCCGGCCCGGTCGTGGGCGATCAGCTGGGCAATGCCATCACACTCAGCCGTAGCGTATTCCGGGTGGGACCCAACATCCAGGTACAGCCTGGAGCCGTTAGGCAGGAAAACGTTGGAGGACCGCCCCCAGCTGACAACCTTTCGGAAAAGGTACCTCGCTACTTCTTCAGGTGACAGCGGCCGCGAGCCAGGCGCCGAAAAAGTCACACCAAACTCAGTTTCAATGCCAAAAATCCGCCGGTCCACCAGTTACTTCTCCTTAGTTGTTTTCAGCATTGTGCATTCGGGTACTAGTTGTCTTGGGAGCCATGTTGATCGGGCGCCAGTTCTTGAGCCACTTGGGCATCTGTTAGCCTCCTGAACGCCCTGTGCGAACCACGCACGCGTGTAGCATTGCGGTCCAGGATGGCGACCTCAAGAAGCGGGGCTTCAAGAGGCACAGCAGCCGAAGATCCGGCAGCATCCTTCCGCGGCGATTCCAATGCGGTCACCGCCCAGCGCAGGGCCGCTCCAAGGCTGGCTCCGGGTGTCCAGACCGTCTCCAGGACCGCCTGAACCAGGTCGGCCTTTCCACCCATGGCGAGGAAGCCGGATTCATCGGAAATGGAGCCGTCAAAGTTGAGGCGGAAGATGTGGTCATCACCTTGCCGCTCCCCCACCTCGGCAACAGCAAGCTCCACCTCAAACGGTTTTTGTT includes:
- a CDS encoding FKBP-type peptidyl-prolyl cis-trans isomerase codes for the protein MSFGARNFDRTKPEIDFPAHEVPTELVIEDLIEGTGTEVVRGSTVSTHYVGVAFSTGEEFDSSWGRGTPLDFKAGIGQVIQGWDQGLLGMKVGGRRRLEIPSELAYGSRGAGGAIGPNEALIFVVDLVAVR
- a CDS encoding FKBP-type peptidyl-prolyl cis-trans isomerase, whose translation is MRRLLALLLPLLLLVTACSQGPSDTSATDSASVSIPPANAEALASVKVADQGKGKAPTVTFDKPLAIAAESMKVLSQGDGEQIKDGQIVSFQQVALNAEDGTVTGETFTTGASNTITLNDSFKTQFPMVYSTFTSAKVGSYIAYGIPGTPAVTGSTAAPSAAAVPAELSVFHVTAVKAAPSLMSADDVAALEKDGKLPVAKFNDKGVPSVTIPKNDPPAGLAVQVLTEGTGEVLKESDSISALYTGWTWSDGKQFDSTFDSGKAASFSLQGVIPGWTKGLAGQKVGSTVQLSIPSELAYGENAAAQGKPAGALVFVVKIESKS
- the pafA gene encoding Pup--protein ligase, which encodes MDRRIFGIETEFGVTFSAPGSRPLSPEEVARYLFRKVVSWGRSSNVFLPNGSRLYLDVGSHPEYATAECDGIAQLIAHDRAGELILQELVEEAQGRLHAEGYAGKIFLFKNNVDSAGNSYGSHENYLITRKGEFNRLADILIPFLVTRQLISGAGRVLPAHQGGKFAFSQRADHIWEGVSSATTRSRPIINTRDEPHADAELYRRLHVIVGDSNMSETTTMLKVGSVDLILRMIEAGTIMADMRLENPIRSIREISHDITGKHPLKMADGRTMTAIDIQRHYLEKVSNFVRSHGAHHDMVPQILDLWERTLDAVESENYSGIDTEIDWAIKAKLLGAYAERHNLEWISPEVAQLDLRYHDISPERGLFNMLTRRGQTATVVTPEDIAAATRTAPVTTRAHLRGKFVSAARDSGRDYTVDWVHLKLNDRSHQTILCKDPFKNQDPRVDELIASLGSTY
- the prcA gene encoding proteasome subunit alpha — its product is MAQQFYVSPEQVMKDRADFARKGIARGKSVVVLSCLDGIALVAENPSPTLHKIGEIYDRIAFAAVGKYNEFESLRQAGVRYADVRGYSYDRVDVTARGLASVYAQSLGTVFTAEQKPFEVELAVAEVGERQGDDHIFRLNFDGSISDESGFLAMGGKADLVQAVLETVWTPGASLGAALRWAVTALESPRKDAAGSSAAVPLEAPLLEVAILDRNATRVRGSHRAFRRLTDAQVAQELAPDQHGSQDN